The sequence CCAAGGTTGGGGTCGCGAGTTCGAGTCTCGTTTCCCGCTCCATAGCAACTTCCCTGCCCCCCACCCTAAAAGGTGGGGGGTTTCGTTTGGTGTCTGGCCCCAAAACCCTTGCCTGCCGCACCTCTCATTTCCCCCTCTCCCCCTGGGAAAGGGGTTTTGTCCACCAGTCTCGATGATGTCCCATGGGCCCCTCAAAGGGCCGCTCTCGGTAGTTGAGCCAATCGAACAAGGGGTGGTTTTTCTCAAGGTTCAGGAATCACTTAGAATCGGCTGGCATGCACGGTCTCGAGGCCACCTACCAGATCCAGTCCAGCCCCGACCAGATTGAGGCCAGGGCCGAAGCCCTGGCTATTGAGCAGAGCATCGAGATGCCCCCCTCTGCCGTGCGCCAGCCCGAGGTTCTGCGCGAGGTGCTGGCCCGGGTAGCATCCATCCAGGAAACCGAAGAGGGCTACTACCGGGTGGTTTTGCGCTTTGCCAGCCAGACCACAGCTTTTGAAACCGCGGGCTTGCTCAACGTGTTGTTTGGCAACTGTGCCTTGCAAGAGGACGTGCAACTGGTAGACCTCGCGCTGCCCTCAGAGTTACTGGCGGCATTTGACGGGCCTCAATTTGGAATCGAGGGGCTTCGACACCTTGCCCAGGTACATGACCGGCCCCTCACCTGCACCGCCCTCAAGCCCCAGGGCCTCTCCCCTACCCAACTGGCCGAACTGGCCCATACCTTTGCGCTGGGGGGAATAGATATCGTCAAGGACGACCACGGCCTCACCAACCAGCCCTACGCGCCCTTTGCCGAGCGGGTTCCCATTATCCAGAAGGCCATTAGAGAGGCCAATGCACAAACCGGAGGCCACACCCTGTATGCCCCCATGCTGACGGGTAGCCCCAAAACCCTGCTCGAGCGCCTGCAAATTGCCAAACAAGCGGGGGTTCGGGTGGTGCTGGTAGCCCCGATGCTAACGGGGCTTCCGGCCTTTGCCGAGTTAGTGAAAGACCTGGAAATGGCCGTACTGGCCCACCCTGCCTTCGCAGGCCATCGGATAGCCCCACCCCTGATGCTAGGCAAGCTGTTCCGGCTGCTGGGGGCCGATGCCACCATTTTTCCCAATTATGGTGGGCGATTTGCCTACAGCACCGAGACCTGCATGAACCTGGCCCAGGCTGCCCGGGCTCCCTGGGGACACCTCCGCCCCACCCTGCCGGTTCCGGCTGGGGGCATGACGGTGGAACGGGTCGAGGAGATGGTGAGCTTTTATGGGCCTGATTCCATGTTGCTGATCGGGGGCAACCTGCTGGCGGCAGGAGACAGGTTGCTGGAACGTACCCAGGCTTTCGTACAGAAAGTGGCGGCCAGCGTGGGCAAAATATAGCGGTAAAATGGGGCTATGGCGGCCACTCGAGCCAAAACCAAGCGGGCTGCCCAGGGCTTCACCTGGGAAGATGTGGAAGTGCTGGCTTATAAAATGGGGGAAAAGGCACCGTTCAAGAACGTAACCCGCCAGGTGCTGTTCGACGACCCCCACCTGGCCGCCCAATGGCGCTACTTTGAGGTAGCGCCGGGGGGACATACCACCCTCGAGCGCCACCAGCACGTACACGCGGTCATGGTTATCCGCGGGCGGGGGGCCTGTCTGGTGGGGGACGAGGTGCATCCGATTGGTCTGCACGACCTGATTACCGTGCCCCCCCTGGCCTGGCATCAGTTCCGCGCTGCTGAAGATGAGCCCCTGGGCTTCTTGTGCCTGGTCAATGCCGAGCGTGACCGGCCCGAGCTGCCAGGCCCCCAGGATCTGCAAGCTTTACGTGAGAACCCCCAGATAGCCGCTTTTATTCGGGTATGATACCAACTTCAGGTGTATAACAAACTTTCAACGATACATAAGGTGGGGGTGGCTTGTAGGAGGTAGGTAGCGGTTCTTCAACTTCTGTCCCCTACCTCACCGCTCCCACAGCATGCAAAGGGTTCAAACAAAGGTGGCATAGATGAACCTGTCCAAGTGGTGCAAGGCTCAAAAAAAGCTTGTGATAAGGTGATGGCATGTCGAAACAAGGAGTAGTTGAAGAAACCAGAGGGGCTGAGAACCCCGATGCCCACCTCGAGCAGATTCGCTCGATTCTATTTGGACAGCAGATGCAGGCGTTCGAGCGCAAACTCCAGGGCCTGGAGCAGCGCGTTCAGGAGAATGCGGAACAGATGAACCAGAGCCTGCTCGAGCGAATTGCAGCCCTGGAAAGTCGGATGGTTGGGCTCCTGGAGCAAGAAGCGCAGGAACGAGAAATTGCCGATCGGTCACTCCAGGAGAACCTCGACACCGCCGTGAGCAACCTGGAAGGCGAGCTGGCCTCGCAGATGAAAGAGTTGCGGGCCGACCTGAAGGATCAGGGCAAAGAGCTGAGCAAGAAGCTCGACCAACTAGCCACCAGCCTCCAGGCCGCTATAGATGAGCTGCGTCTGAGCAAAACCGACCGCTCCACCCTGGCCCAACTGCTGGAGGGCCTGGCCGAAAAGCTGCGGAAGGCGTAATGCAGCGGGCCTGGAGAGGTAGCCGGTTACCCCCCTCTCCCCTGCCCCACCCTGGTCATGGCACACCCCACTCCCCCCACCCAAGGCGACCTCGAGGCGCTGCGGCGCTTGTTGCTCGAGCCTGAGCAGCAAGCCCTGGAGGAGTTGAAAGACCCCAGGCTCTGGGAAGAGCAGGTCTCTAAAGTGCTCCCCGAAGCCCTGGTTCGGCGGGCCCACACGGATAAATCGATACAGTACGCCCTGAACCCGATTCTGGAAGAAACCTTTGTGCGGCTGGTGCGGCGCAACCCCAAGCTGCTGGTGGAAATTTTGTTTCCGGTCTTGCTGCCAGCCATTCGCCGGGCGGTAGCCAGCCTCTTTGCCTCGCTGACCCAGAGCCTCAACCAGACCCTCGACCAGGTCTTCAGCCTCCAGGGCCTCCGCTGGCGGCTCGAGGCCCTCTCTACCGGCAAGACCTTTGCCGAGGTGGTGCTCTCGCACACTCTTCTGTACCGGGTGGAGCAGGTGCTGCTCATCCAGCGGGACAGCGGGCTGTTGCTGGCCCATCAGGTGGCCGAAGGGGTCAATGTCCAGGACGGTGCCCTGGTCTCGGGCATGCTCACGGCCATCGGCGATTTTGTGCGGGATTCTTTCGATCCACAGGCGGGGCTCAACACGGTGAATTTTGGTGAGCGGGTTCTGGTGGTCGAGCAGAGCGCCCAGGCCGTCCTGGCGGCGGTAGTTCGCGGTACTCCGCCCCCGGAGCTACAGGAGCGCTTACAGGACGCCCTTTCGGAAATTCATACTCGCTTCGCCGAGGAATTGCGTCGTTATTCGGGCGACAACCAAGTTTTTGCCGATGTGCGGCCCATACTGGAAACCTTGCTGGAAACCCAGTACAAGCGCCCCGAGCGCCGTCGCCCCTACGCAGTCTGGCTGGCCTCAGCCGTGTTGCTGGCCGGTCTGGCCTGGTGGGGCTGGAACAGCTTCCAGGCCCAACGTGCCTGGGAGGCTTACCTGAAGCGCCTTTCCCAAACCCCCGGCATCGTGGTCACTGAAGCCCCTCGCCGCTACGAAGTGCGCGGTCTGCGCGACCCCCTGGCTGCCGACCCCCTGACCCTGCTCAAGGGCCTTCCCCTTCACCCCAAGCAGCTCCGGGCTACCTGGCAACCCTACCAGTCCCTCGAGCCCGAGATGGTACTGAGGCGCATCCAGCAGCGCCTGGACACCCCCGGCACGGTGCGGCTGGCCTGGCGCGATGGGGCTCTGGTGGTCTCGGGCCGCAGCACCGCGGCCTGGCTCAGCCGTCTGCGCAACCTGGCCCCTTTGCTGGGGGTGGAGCAACTCGATACCAGCCAGCTTGTGCTCGAGCCACTCCGCAAATGATACGGGCAATCCTCCATCAGGCCGCCCCTTGCGCTCACTGCGCCTTCGACCGTAGACTGCACTCACCATTGTGAAGCCTCTATTCAAATGCATTTGCTGTTCAGCTTCAATCCAAAAAGGGCAGGGGGCAACTGGTGATTCAGAAAAAAATCTGCATGCTGGGCGCATTCGCCGTGGGGAAAACCAGCCTGGTCGCACGGTATGTGCACGGTATTTTTTCAGAAAAGTATCAGACCACAGTGGGGGTCAAAATTGACAAGAAAGTGGTCGCGGTGGATCACCAAGAAGTCAGCCTGGTGCTGTGGGATCTCTACGGGGAAGACCAGTTCCAGCGGGTGCAATCGTTTTACTTGCGCGGCAGTTCAGGCTACTTGCTGGTCGCCGATGGCACCCGCCCCGAGACCCTCGAGGTTGTTCAGGGCATTCAGCAGCGCGCCCAGGAGGTACTGGGGGCAGTCCCCTTCATCCTGATGCTCAACAAACACGACCTGCCCTGGGCAGTGAGTGAAGCCCAGCTAGACAGTCTTCGAGCCAGGGGCTGGGATCTCCGCTACACCAGCGCCAAAACGGGGGAGGGGGTTGAGGAGAGCTTCGAGGCGCTTGCCAGGAAAATGCTGGAGCAATCTTAGAGCGCTCTTCAGAAATATCGGGCCATCCGGGGCTGAGAATCCTTTGTCCTGGACAGTACAGTAGCCGCCAGGATGCTCGGCCACGTCCATGAAGGGCGCGATATGTCTCAAGGCTGACGGTTCAACAACCAGTACGCCACCACAATCACCAAAAGCCAAAGCCACCAGCGGTTGCCAAAACTGCCCAGTAAGGGGCGGCGTTCGGGTAAAGGCAACGGGGCCGCAGCGCCAGGCACCACGGAGCGAGGCGGGCGGGTCGCAGGGCGCATCTGCAAGCGCTGGCCGCGCTTGATGTGGTACACCGATTTGTCAATCTGGCCCTTTTTGCGGTAGGCCGCGCCCAGGTTGTGATGCGCCAGGGGATACTCGGGGTTGAGTTTCAGCACCTCTTCGTACATTCGAATGGCTTCGTCGGTCTGGCCGGCCTCGAGGGTCAGGTTGGCCAGGTTGGTCTTGACCCGGTAATGGCCGGGGTCGGCCAGCAGGGCCGTATCAAAAGCCTTTCGGGCCTCTTCCCGATTACCGCTGCGAATACGCACCAGGCCCAGCGCAGCCCAGGCCTCGGCGCCCAGGTGGGGGTGGTCGAGGTAGGCGGCAATTTTGCTTTCATCTTCCTGGTCAAAAGCTTCAATGGCCGCCTTGGCCTGAGGCACATCCAGGTAGCCTGCAATCAGGTCGCCATCCTGTTCCAGGAGCTTCTGAGCCTTGCCGTACTCTTTCAGCCGCAGCCAGTCGCGCAGTTCCAGCAACACCGCCAGCCCATCGGCATCCCCCTCTTCCCCAGCCAGGATGCGGCTTCGGGCTTCCTCGTACCGCCCCGAACGGATAACCTGCTCTAGTTCTTCCATCGTCCCGATCCAACAGCCTATTGTACCCAGGCAGGTGAGAAAAGAGCCTGCTACCGGAAGGCGCTCCAGACAAATAATCCAGGCCGCTCAAGGTAGGCGACTCGAGGGTGCGTTCGGAACAGCGACCCGGCTTGACTCGAGGAGTTCCGGCACGGTCACAAACCGATACCCCTGGGCTTGCAAGGCTGGCAGAATGGTGTGCAAGGCTTCCACCGTTTTGCTGCGATCCCCCCCACCATCGTGCAGCAAAACAATGCTGCCGGGCTGAACCCCCTGAAGCACGTTATCCGCAATAGAAAGCGCCTCGAGCGGCTCCGTGTCCTTGCTCAAGACCGACCACTGCACCACCGTATATCCCTGCTGCAAGGCATAATCGGCCAGACCATTGTGCAGGCGGCCCCCAGGAGGCCGGAATAAGGTGGTAGAAAGGCCCGTGGTGTGCCTGATAAGTGCTGCGGTACGCTCAATTTCCTCTCCGGCTTCCTCCGGGGTCATGGGGGTGTTGCGGTGGCTCCAGGTATGGTTGCCAATGGCATGGCCTTCCGCCACCACCTGCTGGGCAATCTCGGGCCGCTTTTGCAGGTGCAACCCCACCCAGAAAAAGGTAGCCTTCGCGCCATACTGTCGCAACACCTCCAACACCGCCGGGGTGTCGGGCCAGGGGCCATCGTCGAAGGTCAGGGCCACCAGTTTTTCCTCCCCCACCGGCACGATGCGGCGTACGACCCCGGTATGAGATGAGTAAGGCTGGGGGGGTTTCTTTTCCGTTAAGGGCTGGGGTTGGGGGTTGGGGGTGGGCCTCGAGATGGGTGCCGAGGGCCGCACTGGCTGCTCCAGGGCTTCAGGAGGCGGATCCTGGCTGGGCTGGGTAATCAGCACCGTTTCCTCAAGCGCCCTGCCTGAAGGCTTTTGAAGCGGTGGAGACGGGTTGGGCTTCGGCTCCACCCCAGACATTGGCTGGGCTGTAGCAGCCGGGGTAGCGGCAACGGCAGGGCTCTGGGCTGGCCTGGTAGCAGCCCCAGGTGCTGGCTGGGGCGCTTGAATCGCCCCACTCAAGTAACCCACCTGCACCACCAGTACGGCTGCCAGAAGCAGGGCCAGCCACGGTTTGTAGGAGGGCTGGGGCTTGGTTTTGCGTTTTCGGGCCACCTCTAGCTATTATTGCACCTAGTTTCTATTAAGTTGCGCCTGTATAAGGTTTAGAGATGAATCCAGGCCACGCTAGAAAATCATGCTCCGGGCGCAATACCCGAATGATTTTCGATCATGCCATTATCCAAAACATGGGCGGGAGGTACTTAGAACGGTGCTGTTGTTATTTTCTCGCCATTGCTGCCGCTGCAGTAGTTTCACAGTTCGCCGCTCATGGTGTTTCGGCCATCGGCTATGGGCTATCGGCTATAAGCTTCATGTAACACAGTGCGCGTTCTTTGCGTTAATCCAGCCCCAACGCAGGTACCTTTGACACCAAAGCCCATTGGTAAGATACATACGCTATGGCAGACAACACGCGGGCTTGGATGGAAGAGCTGCTGGCCGAAATGGAAGAGCGACGCAAACAAATCGAAGCGGGCGGCGGGCCAGAACGAATCAAAAAACAACACGAGGCAGGCAAAATGACCGCCCGTGAGCGCATTCAGTATTTGCTCGACGAGGGCACCTTCGTCGAGCTGCAACCCTTTGCTGAGCACCCCGAGAGCGAGCTGATGCGCGGCGTACAAGCACCTGCCGATGGGGTCATTACGGGCTACGGCAAGGTAGGCGGACGCACGGTATTCGTCTTTAGTCAGGATTTTACCGTGCTGGGCGGGAGCCTGGGCAAGACCCACGGACAGAAAATTGCCCACGTTATGGATATGGCCGCCAAGGTGGGCGCTCCGGTAATTGGCCTCAACGACTCGGCGGGGGCCCGCATCCAGGAGGGCGTGGACAGCCTTTCGGGCTATGGCGAAGTGTTTTACCGCAACGCTATTTACTCGGGCGTGGTGCCGCAAATCTCGGCCATTCTGGGCCCTTGTGCAGGCGGGGCCGTATACAGCCCGGCCATCACCGACTTTGTGCTGATGAGCAAGGGCAACAGCTACATGTTCATTACCGGGCCGGAAGTGATTAAGAGCGTGACCCGCGAGGAGGTCACCTTCGAGCAACTGGGGGGTTCGGAGGTGCACACCGCCAAGTCGGGGGTGGCCCACCTCGAGTGCGAAGGCGATCAGGGCGTGCTGGACACCATCAAAAAACTGCTGGTTTATCTTCCTCAAAACGCTAAAGAAAAGCCCCCTCTAAAGGCCAACGGCGACCCCAAAAACCGCAAAACCCCCGAGCTGCTCAACCTCGTACACCCCGACCCGCGCCGCCCCTACAACATGCACCAGATTATCCAGACCATCGTGGACGAAGGCGAGTTTCTGGAACTCCACCCCAACTTTGCCAAAAACATCATTGTGGGCTTTGCCCACCTGGGCGGCCAGAGCATCGGGATTGTGGCCAACAACCCGCGCTACATGGCCGGGGCGCTGGACATCAACGCCTCAGACAAGGCCGCCCGCTTCATTCGCACCTGCGACAGCTTCAACATTCCCATTCTGACCCTGGTGGACGTAACCGGCTTCCTGCCCGGCGTGGCGCAGGAACACCAGGGCATCATCCGCCACGGGGCCAAGATGCTCTACGCCTATGCCGAGGCCACCGTGCCCAAGATTACCCTGATTACCCGCAAGAGCTATGGCGGGGCCTACCTCGCCATGAACTCCCGCGATATGGGCGCGGATGTGGTGCTGGCCTGGCCCACCGGGGCAGTGGCGGTGATGGGCGCCGAAGGGGCTGCCAACATCATCTACCGCAAGGAAATTCAGTCCTCACCCGACCCTGCTGCAACCCGACAAGCCAAAATTGCCGAATACAAAAAAGCCTTCGACAACCCTTATGTGGCGGCTGGGCGGGGCTATATTGACGATGTAATTGACCCGACCGAGACCCGTCGGCTTTTGATCCAGCACCTCGAGATGCTCTCCACCAAGCAAGAAGAACGGCCCTACAAGAAGCACGGGAATATCCCGCTCTAGCAGCAACCGCCAGAAACGATGCTGGAGATGTCGAAGATCACACACAAGTTGCAGGCCAAGCGGACAGCTTTTACCTCGAGCGCTGTACACGCCCCTGGGGTCGGCTGGAGAGCACCTGGTCGAAGCTGCTACGGGCGCGGGTTTTCATGGTTTCAATGGCACTCCAGTTGGGCTGGCGTTGCGTAAGCACCGCCGAGGCCAGCAGGTCGGGGTCGCCGGGCAGATCCACATACACCGCGCCGGCGTCGCGGCAGAAACCCGCCACCTTGGGGTCGTAGGCGATGCCGGCAAAGGGGGTTCCGGCAGCGGCTGCCAGAATGGCCCCGTGCAGGCGCACCGAGATCACGTAGCCCGCCTGGGCCAGCAGGTAGCTCACCCGGCGCGGATCCCAGGCCAGCTCGCGGGTGAAGCTGCCGAACTTTTCCAGTACCGGTTCGTCGAAGCCCGGTTGCAGGGCCAAAATGACCACCTCGTAGCCCTCTACCCGCAGCCGGTCGGCCAGCTTGTGCAGGTTGGCGGTGGCCTCCTCGGTGCCGTATTTGGGCACCAGCACCACCATATTGGGCTCGCGCTCTACCGGCGGGGGGGGCAGGAGCAAGGCCGGGTCGGCCCCCAGGTGAACCTCGAGCCCCAGCTTGCGCCCGTACTCGAGCGAGCCTTCATCGCGGAAGAAGCACGGCACACCCCGCAGGGCCCGCCTTACCCGCTGCTCACCCCGCTTGCTGAGGGGCCCCAGTGACTGGTTGAACACATACACCGGCTTGCCCCGACGGCGGGCCAGGCCCAGAATGGTCAGGTAGTACCACAGGCTCAGGCTCGAAGTCTTGTCTTGCAACAGACCGCCCCCGCCCGATAAGAGCAGATCCAGGGTGCCCAGCGCCTTCCAGACTTCCAGCGGCTGGGTGCGCTTGACGGCCTCAACCCCGTAGCGCTGGGCGGTTTCGCCGGGGTTGTGGGAAAACACCACGGCCTCGTGGCCACGGGCCTTGATTTCATGCACAATGGCCTCGAGGATGGCCTCGTCGCCCGCATTCTGAAAGCCGTAATACCCGCTGACCCCCACGCGCATGAATACCCCTCCAGGTTTGTTATATCTTGGCACGCCCCGGGATTAAATGCTTCTATCTGAGCCACCATTCGCGCAGACGCCGCACCACCCAGACCCCCACCAGTCCCACCAGGAGGCCAATGATGAGACCGTTGAGCACCCGGAAAAAGGAGATGCTGAGGGGGGTGTGGTAGTGCGAAAAGGTGTTGAGGATGGAGCCCATTCCCACCGCCACCAGCACCAGCAGCACGTTTTTGAGCCAGGTTGGCCAGGGCAGCAGCAGCGCCACCGGGGCCAGGGCGTGGGCGAAAATCTCCTTAAAGCGGGGCCGCACCATCACGTCCTGCAAAAAGGCCCGAAGCTGCAACTCCCACTCCGGCACAATGGAGGGCGCCGCATCGTTGCCCCGGCGCAGCACTGCGAGCCCCACCACCGCCAACCCCAAGAGCGCCACCGCCACCTCACCGAGCTTCAGGGGATGGTTGTACAGCGCGTTGAGGGCGGGCCTGTAAGCGGCGGGCAAGAACGAGAGCGCCACCAAGAGGGGCGGCACCACCAGGGTCAGCGAGACCCCTCGGAAAGGCTCGAGGCCCAGCACGCTCTGGGGGGTGCTGCCCAGGGCCGCCAGAAACACCACCCCGGCCAGCGAATAGAGCACCGCCGCCAACCACAAGCGCAAACCCGGCAGGTGGCGCTCGAGGAAGCCCAGTGCAGGGAAGACCATTGCGGCCAGCAGGGGCCCGGCATCTCCTCGGGCTACCCCCAGGGCCAACAGGGTAAGCAGTACCGCTACCGGAATGCCCCAGGGCTGCGGCAGCCCCAGGGCCAGCAAGCCCAGCCCCGCCAGAATGCCCACCAGGGCCACAAAGCGGAGCGGCGACGGGCTAAAGTCGCGGGCCGTGGGTGTGCCGATGGGTATGCGCGAACGTTCCAAATCGCGGCGCAGGATGGTCAGAAAAGCCTCGGTGTCGCCCGGTTGCTTGTAGGGCCGCAGGTAGAGCAACTGGTGTCCGCGCTCGCGGGCGGCCAGCACAAACTTGTCGGCGGTTTCGGCGGGGGTCAGCTTGTCCTGCCACTCTGGCCGGATGCTAAAGAGCCGTTTGACCGGCAGCGTGCGGCTGAGCTGGGCAAAGCCCCGCTGGGGGGTGCCCTCGATCCAGGCGATGGGCTTGCCTTGCAGGCCCGAGGCCACGACCTCGAGGTTGTCTTTGTAGCCCAGCACATCCAGCCCTGCAAAAACCACCGCATCGGCCTCCGGGGGAATCAGCTCCACGTCGTATCTGCGGTAGGGATGGTCGAAGGGCCGGGCCACCAGGTAAAAGCCCTGGGCCTTGAGTTCGCGGGCCAGGGCTAGGTCGTAACCTGCCGGGAAAAAGTCCACGTTGACCGGGGTGGCCAGCCAGGTCTGGGTGCCAATCAACACCCGCTCGGTGGGGATGTTCCACCGCACCACGAGGGAATCCAGCAGACTCGCCGGGCCGGTCAGATAAAACCACCCGGGCCTGATCTGGGCGTTGGGGTAGACCAGTTGCAGGCTGTTGGCCGGATGGTAGGCCAGAAGCCCCCGGCTCACCCAGTTCCGCACCGTCTGTTCATATAGCGCAACCCCCTGCACCCCCAGGGCTCGGTAAGCCTGCATCACCTGTAAGAAGGTTTGGCCGGTGAAGCGGGCCTGGTCGGCCACCTCCTCGCCGTCCATAATGAGCACCACCGGTCCCGGGCGTTCGGCCTGCATCCGCGGCAGCAAGGCCGGCAAGCTCAGCACTGCCGCCACCATGACCCCTATTCGCAACAGGTTGCGTAGATTCAAAGCCAACCCCCATGACCTGATTTTTCTGCAGGAACCAGGCTCCGTACCCTGGCGGTCAGCATGGCCAGGGCCTCTTCGTTGTGACCGCCGTGGGGAATAATAACGTCGGCATAGCGCTTGGAGGGCTCGACAAACGAAAGGTGCATGGGGCGCACCTGCTCCAGGTACTGCTGAATAACGCTTTCCACTGTGCGGCCCCGCTCGAGAATATCGCGCTGCAAGCGTCGGATAAAGCGCACATCGGCATCGGTGTCCACAAAAACCTTGAGGTTCATCTCGGCCCGCAAGGCCGCATCTACCAGCAGCATGATGCCCTCGAGGACCACCACCGGCGCAGGCTTCACCTCTATGGTCTCGGGGGCCCGGGTGTACTCCTTAAAAGAGTACACCGGAATCGAGACCGGCTGGCCTGCCACAATCTGCCGAATATGGCTCAGGTAAAGCTCGAGGTCAAAGGCGTCAGGGTGGTCGTAGCTCTGCTTCACCCGCTCTTCAAAGGGCAGGTGCCGATTGTCCTTGTAGTAGTTATCCATCGGCAGTAAGGCCACATGCTCTGACCCCACCGCATTAATCACCGCCTCGGTTACGGTGGTTTTGCCGCTGCCGGTGCCCCCCGCAATACCAATCACAAAAGCCCGACTCACAAAGCCAATCATACGCTGCGGGGTTTGGCCTGGGTAGGCTTTCCCTCTGCAAAGGCCTCACCAATGCAGCCTGAAGCGGAAAGCAGGCCCGATGTTTGCACCGAACTGTTGCGGCTGTGATGCCGCAAACTCGGCACTATGAAATAATTTTGAAAAATTTGCCAGAAGCGCCCCCCAGGACTATGGGCCTCATCGGGTCTGTTAGAGTATGGGGCGAAGATGATCGTCTTGACCGGGGAAGTCTTGATTGACCTGATTGGACACAACCTGAATTCCCGCTCTAATCTGGCCTATACCGGCGTTCTGGGAGGTTCAGCCCTGAATACCGCCTCGATCCTGGCTCGAGTGGGTGCACCCACGCGCTTTGTGAGCGAAGTTGGGCAGGATTTTCTGGGGGATTGGGCCATTGCCCACATTGCCGAGCGCAAAATAGAAACCCGTTTTATCCAGCAGCTTCCGGGCGTACCCACCCCCCTGAGCGTGGCCGAGGTAGACCCAGAAGGCAACGCCCGATTCAGCTTTTATCGGGCTTTTGGCAATACCCAGTTCAGCCCCGATAGTGCAGCCATGGCCCGCGCCAAGTGGTTTCACTTTGGCTCCCTCTCGGCTTTCGACCCCCGCAACAGCCCCGGTATCGAAAGCCTGCTGGAGATTGCCCTTGAATACGATGTGCTGGTGAGCTTCGATCCCAACCTACACGCCCGGCCCAATGAAGCCTACTGGGAACAGCTTCGGCGCTACATGCCCTATGTTTCGGTGTTCAAAGCCAGCCTGGACGATGCGCGTCTTTTGTTCCCCGCTGCTGCAAGCGACCCCAAAATTCTGCTCGAGCACCTGGTCGAGCTGGGGGCTCCGGTCACGGTCTTGACCCTGGGCGCCGCAGGTTCGATGGCTGCCTTCCGCACTCGCATGATGCAGGTTCCGGGGGTCAGGGTTCACGTGGTGGATACCATCGGTGCTGGCGATGCTTTCACGGCAGGCCTGATTTACGGCATGTTGAAGCAGGAAATTGGCTCGAGGATGGAATTGCTCTCCTGGGACGGCACCCAGCTTCCGGTAATTCTGGCCTCTTCGAACCACCTCGCCGCCATTACCTGTACGGTGGAGGGCGCCAGTCCGCCCGAGCAGCTCTTGCAAGCCTGGTGGGAGCGTTATGGCTAAAGCCACCGGGGAGATACATTACCGGAGTCGCACCTCGTGTTAGCCGAAAGCCTAACAGCAGCTCATGTGATAGGGAGTTTCCATGAGCCCTTTTGGTCAGGTCATTGCAAGGAGGCCCTTAGGCCAACAGAGC comes from Meiothermus sp. CFH 77666 and encodes:
- a CDS encoding Rab family GTPase; translation: MIQKKICMLGAFAVGKTSLVARYVHGIFSEKYQTTVGVKIDKKVVAVDHQEVSLVLWDLYGEDQFQRVQSFYLRGSSGYLLVADGTRPETLEVVQGIQQRAQEVLGAVPFILMLNKHDLPWAVSEAQLDSLRARGWDLRYTSAKTGEGVEESFEALARKMLEQS
- a CDS encoding RuBisCO large subunit C-terminal-like domain-containing protein, which encodes MHGLEATYQIQSSPDQIEARAEALAIEQSIEMPPSAVRQPEVLREVLARVASIQETEEGYYRVVLRFASQTTAFETAGLLNVLFGNCALQEDVQLVDLALPSELLAAFDGPQFGIEGLRHLAQVHDRPLTCTALKPQGLSPTQLAELAHTFALGGIDIVKDDHGLTNQPYAPFAERVPIIQKAIREANAQTGGHTLYAPMLTGSPKTLLERLQIAKQAGVRVVLVAPMLTGLPAFAELVKDLEMAVLAHPAFAGHRIAPPLMLGKLFRLLGADATIFPNYGGRFAYSTETCMNLAQAARAPWGHLRPTLPVPAGGMTVERVEEMVSFYGPDSMLLIGGNLLAAGDRLLERTQAFVQKVAASVGKI
- a CDS encoding acyl-CoA carboxylase subunit beta codes for the protein MADNTRAWMEELLAEMEERRKQIEAGGGPERIKKQHEAGKMTARERIQYLLDEGTFVELQPFAEHPESELMRGVQAPADGVITGYGKVGGRTVFVFSQDFTVLGGSLGKTHGQKIAHVMDMAAKVGAPVIGLNDSAGARIQEGVDSLSGYGEVFYRNAIYSGVVPQISAILGPCAGGAVYSPAITDFVLMSKGNSYMFITGPEVIKSVTREEVTFEQLGGSEVHTAKSGVAHLECEGDQGVLDTIKKLLVYLPQNAKEKPPLKANGDPKNRKTPELLNLVHPDPRRPYNMHQIIQTIVDEGEFLELHPNFAKNIIVGFAHLGGQSIGIVANNPRYMAGALDINASDKAARFIRTCDSFNIPILTLVDVTGFLPGVAQEHQGIIRHGAKMLYAYAEATVPKITLITRKSYGGAYLAMNSRDMGADVVLAWPTGAVAVMGAEGAANIIYRKEIQSSPDPAATRQAKIAEYKKAFDNPYVAAGRGYIDDVIDPTETRRLLIQHLEMLSTKQEERPYKKHGNIPL
- a CDS encoding cupin domain-containing protein encodes the protein MAATRAKTKRAAQGFTWEDVEVLAYKMGEKAPFKNVTRQVLFDDPHLAAQWRYFEVAPGGHTTLERHQHVHAVMVIRGRGACLVGDEVHPIGLHDLITVPPLAWHQFRAAEDEPLGFLCLVNAERDRPELPGPQDLQALRENPQIAAFIRV
- the csaB gene encoding polysaccharide pyruvyl transferase CsaB, with product MRVGVSGYYGFQNAGDEAILEAIVHEIKARGHEAVVFSHNPGETAQRYGVEAVKRTQPLEVWKALGTLDLLLSGGGGLLQDKTSSLSLWYYLTILGLARRRGKPVYVFNQSLGPLSKRGEQRVRRALRGVPCFFRDEGSLEYGRKLGLEVHLGADPALLLPPPPVEREPNMVVLVPKYGTEEATANLHKLADRLRVEGYEVVILALQPGFDEPVLEKFGSFTRELAWDPRRVSYLLAQAGYVISVRLHGAILAAAAGTPFAGIAYDPKVAGFCRDAGAVYVDLPGDPDLLASAVLTQRQPNWSAIETMKTRARSSFDQVLSSRPQGRVQRSR
- a CDS encoding polysaccharide deacetylase family protein codes for the protein MARKRKTKPQPSYKPWLALLLAAVLVVQVGYLSGAIQAPQPAPGAATRPAQSPAVAATPAATAQPMSGVEPKPNPSPPLQKPSGRALEETVLITQPSQDPPPEALEQPVRPSAPISRPTPNPQPQPLTEKKPPQPYSSHTGVVRRIVPVGEEKLVALTFDDGPWPDTPAVLEVLRQYGAKATFFWVGLHLQKRPEIAQQVVAEGHAIGNHTWSHRNTPMTPEEAGEEIERTAALIRHTTGLSTTLFRPPGGRLHNGLADYALQQGYTVVQWSVLSKDTEPLEALSIADNVLQGVQPGSIVLLHDGGGDRSKTVEALHTILPALQAQGYRFVTVPELLESSRVAVPNAPSSRLP
- a CDS encoding tetratricopeptide repeat protein; the protein is MEELEQVIRSGRYEEARSRILAGEEGDADGLAVLLELRDWLRLKEYGKAQKLLEQDGDLIAGYLDVPQAKAAIEAFDQEDESKIAAYLDHPHLGAEAWAALGLVRIRSGNREEARKAFDTALLADPGHYRVKTNLANLTLEAGQTDEAIRMYEEVLKLNPEYPLAHHNLGAAYRKKGQIDKSVYHIKRGQRLQMRPATRPPRSVVPGAAAPLPLPERRPLLGSFGNRWWLWLLVIVVAYWLLNRQP